The Niallia circulans nucleotide sequence ATTCTAATGGAAAGGCAGGATTCATAACAGCATATTGTGCATTATCTGCTATTTTTTCATCCGCTTCTGCCTTAATTGGATTTGGATCCTTCAGATTGTATCCGGTTTCATTAGGGCGTGAAGAAGCAAATGGCTGAACTTCCTGTTGCCATAAGTCTTGATTGATAATTTCATAGGCACCATCATCATCGAGCTTGTAATGTGTACCTTCAATTCCATAAGTCATTAATGTATAGTTTTCTGTGTCTATTAAATCGTTAACGAACTTTAATATCTTTTTCAATTCTGTTTCATCTTTAACTTCTGAACGAGGAAATGCTAGTAACCCTCCAATTCCATTACCTCCAGACCAAATCGCTCTTTCAGAGTAAGACGCTGAAGTCATATCGTTAACAAGGGTAAGCTTCATATTATCCTGGATACCGGCTGCCATTGTTTCAAGATTTTTCGCGTCAAATAAGGCACCAACATAAATACCACCTTTTCCTTGAGCGAAGTTTTGCTGCTGATCCGTCTTAGCAGTTACAGCAAAATCTTTATTTATCCAGCCATTATCATATAACTTTTTCATATAATCCATTGTTTTGATATATCCATCAGTTTCAAATTCCGGCACAAATTCTCCCTTAGAATCTACTTCCCAATTATTTGGTGTTCCAAAATACGAACCGACCGTTTTGAATACTCCATAAATTAAATCACTGCGATCCATAAAACCAGTTGTATCTTTTTTGCCGTTACCATCTGGGTCGTTCTCTGTAAATGCTTTCGCTACCTCCATTAATTCTTCTGTTGTTTTAGGAACCTCAAGACCAAGTTTATCTAACCAGTCTTTACGAAGAACAATACCGTTTCTCGCCAAATCCTTTTGGAACGGTACACCATAAAGCTTGCCTTCAGTCGATGCTGATTTCAGCATTTCTTCGGGAATTGCTTTTAAGTTAGGAAATTCATCTAAATAATCTTCAATATTCCAAAACATACCTGATTTCAATGCGTTTCTAACAGAAGAATTTTCTAAAATCGTTAAGGTAACAATATCCGCCAAAGAATCAGAAGCTAAAGCAGTATTAATACGTTCTTCTTTTGACGCGTCAGGAATCCACGAGAATTTAATTTCCGTATTTGTTTTCTTTTCCAGTTCATTTATGATCGTATCTGTCGGTGGAGAAGCGGTATGGAGAATATTTAGCCAGGATATTTCTGTTTTGCCATTATCCTTGTCACCATCTCCAGATTTATTGCTAGTTTTTTCTCCACTGCACCCTGCAAGCAGCAACATACTGGCAAGACTTACACTAGCTAACTTTGATACCATTGGTTTTTTCATTACAATTCTCCTTTATGTGTTCATTTATATTTGTTTCTTTAGAATCCTCGATTTCCATTCTCGTAAACACTTGATTTGCTGTCCAAGTGATTGAAAAGAACAAGAAACTGACTCCAAGGAAGGTTATAACTCCTGGGAAAAACGTTATAGCTGCCCAATAAAGTACACCTGTCACTAGGAAAAATAGCAGTGAATATTGCAGGCAGGCTAAGCCAAATAGCAAGGACATCTTCATTTTCAAGATAATTCCATTCCAATTGTAGTGGGCCATGATTGGAAAGATATATACGACAGACAACAAATAAATGAATCCTACTATTAACAGAGCCACCCTTAAATACCAATTTGTGACGGTTAATAAGTCGACAGCTATAACAAAGCCAATAAAGAGATAAATCCAACTAATTAAGACAGATTCCTTAAAGTTTTCTTTGTAATATTGCCAATAGGTCTTAAAAACAGGTATTCTGTTTCCGCGTATCCATTGCCGGCAAATACTAACCAAGGCATAAGTAGAAGGGCCGATACCAAACACACCTAACCCTAATAACGTAAACAAAATCCACAATATATTTACATACACTAAGTTTAGAATGCTAGTAAAAATGGAATTTAATTTTTCTACTGATTTGAGCATCGAAATACCCTCCCTCTTCCTTATTAGTACACGCCGTCTTCTCCAAACTTTTTAGCTAGTTTATTAGCTAAAATAACTAATATCAATCCAACAATCCCTTTAAATAATCCCACTGCTGTACTAAAGCTTAATTGACCATTTTTCAACCCGGCTGTATAAATATAGGTGTCGAAAATTTCAGCAACATTTCTGTTTAATGAATTAAGCAGAAGATACATATGCTCAAATCCCAGGTCCAAAGTATGCCCGATTTTTAAGATTAGTAGCGTAATAATAACGGGACGAATGGCTGGTAATGTAACATGCCACGTTTTTCTGAGGATGCCCGCACCATCCATTTCCGCTGCTTCATATAATTGCGTATCAACAGCAGTAATCGCAGCAAGGTAAATAATCGTTGACCATCCTAATTCCTTCCAGATTATTTGACTAATGTAAACCGTTCGCGTCCAATCAGGTGAAGTTAAAAAGCTAATTTTGCCCAATCCTATTGACGCTAAAAACTCATTGATAACCCCGCCATCTACATTTAAGAAAACATACGTGATGGAAACAATAATTACCCAAGACATAAAGTGCGGAATATAAATCAAGGTTTGAATCCCTGATTTAAAGTATTTGTTTTTCACTTCATTCAACATGAGTGACAGGATAATAGGTAGTGGAAAAAAGATAACAATATTTAATGCAAACAGTATTAACGTATTATTCAATAACATGAAGAAAGTAGGTTCAGTAAATAAACGAATGAAATGTTTAAGACCTACCCACGGACTGTCAAGAATACCTAAGTATGGTTGATAGTCCTGAAACGCAACGATAAGTCCCGCCATCGGTAAGTATTTAAAGATTAGAAAATACAGCATACCTGGGAATATCATTAAATATAGAAGCTTATTCGTTTTTATCCCTGCCAGGATCTTTTGTCTCCGAATTCCTTTCTCTTGCTTAACAGTTAAGGTTGGTAAAGTATGATTTGGCTTCACAGCACCTCCCATTTTACTCCTCCTTCAATAGTGATTTAGCTTTCTGGATTAAGCATACTAAGACTAAATAATTACGTACATAATCATTTTATGATTACGCTTACAAACAC carries:
- a CDS encoding YesL family protein — encoded protein: MLKSVEKLNSIFTSILNLVYVNILWILFTLLGLGVFGIGPSTYALVSICRQWIRGNRIPVFKTYWQYYKENFKESVLISWIYLFIGFVIAVDLLTVTNWYLRVALLIVGFIYLLSVVYIFPIMAHYNWNGIILKMKMSLLFGLACLQYSLLFFLVTGVLYWAAITFFPGVITFLGVSFLFFSITWTANQVFTRMEIEDSKETNINEHIKENCNEKTNGIKVS
- a CDS encoding extracellular solute-binding protein codes for the protein MKKPMVSKLASVSLASMLLLAGCSGEKTSNKSGDGDKDNGKTEISWLNILHTASPPTDTIINELEKKTNTEIKFSWIPDASKEERINTALASDSLADIVTLTILENSSVRNALKSGMFWNIEDYLDEFPNLKAIPEEMLKSASTEGKLYGVPFQKDLARNGIVLRKDWLDKLGLEVPKTTEELMEVAKAFTENDPDGNGKKDTTGFMDRSDLIYGVFKTVGSYFGTPNNWEVDSKGEFVPEFETDGYIKTMDYMKKLYDNGWINKDFAVTAKTDQQQNFAQGKGGIYVGALFDAKNLETMAAGIQDNMKLTLVNDMTSASYSERAIWSGGNGIGGLLAFPRSEVKDETELKKILKFVNDLIDTENYTLMTYGIEGTHYKLDDDGAYEIINQDLWQQEVQPFASSRPNETGYNLKDPNPIKAEADEKIADNAQYAVMNPAFPLESPTFTTQGSELQKIITDATYQYILGDISLADFKKAVKSWNDQGGKTIKEEYKEAYKTTN
- a CDS encoding ABC transporter permease, encoding MIFPGMLYFLIFKYLPMAGLIVAFQDYQPYLGILDSPWVGLKHFIRLFTEPTFFMLLNNTLILFALNIVIFFPLPIILSLMLNEVKNKYFKSGIQTLIYIPHFMSWVIIVSITYVFLNVDGGVINEFLASIGLGKISFLTSPDWTRTVYISQIIWKELGWSTIIYLAAITAVDTQLYEAAEMDGAGILRKTWHVTLPAIRPVIITLLILKIGHTLDLGFEHMYLLLNSLNRNVAEIFDTYIYTAGLKNGQLSFSTAVGLFKGIVGLILVILANKLAKKFGEDGVY